From Streptomyces griseorubiginosus, one genomic window encodes:
- a CDS encoding glycosyl hydrolase family 95 catalytic domain-containing protein, giving the protein MTPTPSRRGVLALTAALAALPTFTATAAPQRPTDAPALEADPQHRLWWQAPADEHSMIEQGLPVGNGRLGALTSNDPGRELLLVTDATMWTGGRNDTLDADGQFPYGRQDFGSFTLLARLTVDLPDHDLSTVSGYRRTLDLDRGVNTTSYVRSGVTYRREIFASHPDDVIVLHFTQSGGGHYTGTVTLEGTHGEQPAVSFGATLPNGLRYGAAITAYGSGGRVRVNGPDITFAGCRDLTVVLSGSTDYAPDAAAGFRDPSLDPERLARTKVRSAARHSAATLLRTHTADHHALYGRLGVSLGTSTPDQRALDTWERLRARARDGVPDPELESQYLQFGRYLMIAGSRGSLPLNLQGLWLDGNDPDWMGDYHTDINIQMNYWAADRTGLSDCFDALTDYCVAQLPSWTDLTRRLFNDSRNRYRNSTGKNAGWTVAISTNPFGGGGWWWHPAGNAWLCNSLYEHYEFTASRAHLERIYPLLKGACEFWEARLLTMTLPGTSREVLVADSDWSPEHGPLDAKGITYAQELVWTLFGNYCTAAAELKKDTGFATTVAGLRKRLYLPQVSPTTGWLEEWMSPDNLGETTHRHLSPLVGLFPGDRIRPDGSTPADLVEGATALLTARGMESFGWANAWRALCWARLKDADKAYQLVANNLRPSSGGSNGTAFNLFDIYEVEKGRGIFQIDANLGTPAAMIEMLLHSRPGHLELLPALPDAWAAAGSLTGANARGGFVVDLRWRDGTPTEARIRSVGGRTTTVAHAGSTRTVTLKPGAAVTLKGFDR; this is encoded by the coding sequence ATGACCCCCACCCCCTCCAGACGCGGTGTCCTCGCGCTGACCGCAGCGCTCGCCGCCCTGCCCACCTTCACCGCGACCGCGGCACCCCAGCGGCCCACCGACGCACCCGCCCTCGAAGCCGACCCGCAGCACCGGCTCTGGTGGCAGGCCCCCGCCGACGAGCACTCGATGATCGAACAGGGCCTGCCCGTCGGCAACGGCCGCCTCGGCGCCCTCACCAGCAACGACCCCGGCCGCGAACTCCTCCTCGTCACCGACGCCACGATGTGGACCGGCGGCCGCAACGACACCCTCGACGCCGACGGCCAGTTCCCCTACGGCCGCCAGGACTTCGGCTCCTTCACCCTGCTGGCCCGGCTCACCGTCGACCTCCCCGACCACGACCTGTCCACCGTCTCCGGCTACCGCCGCACCCTCGACCTCGACCGGGGCGTGAACACCACGTCGTACGTCCGCTCCGGCGTGACCTACCGACGGGAGATCTTCGCCAGCCACCCCGACGACGTCATCGTCCTGCACTTCACCCAGAGCGGCGGAGGCCACTACACCGGCACCGTCACCCTGGAGGGCACGCACGGCGAACAGCCCGCGGTCTCCTTCGGGGCCACCCTCCCGAACGGGCTGCGATACGGCGCCGCGATCACCGCGTACGGCAGCGGCGGCCGTGTCCGGGTGAACGGCCCGGACATCACCTTCGCCGGGTGCCGGGACCTGACCGTGGTGCTGAGCGGTAGCACCGACTACGCGCCCGACGCGGCCGCCGGTTTCCGCGATCCGTCCCTCGACCCCGAGCGACTCGCCCGCACCAAGGTCAGGTCGGCCGCCCGGCACTCGGCGGCCACCCTGCTCCGCACCCACACGGCCGACCACCACGCCCTGTACGGGCGGCTCGGTGTCTCCCTCGGCACCTCCACCCCCGATCAGCGTGCCCTGGACACCTGGGAGCGCCTGCGGGCGCGCGCCCGGGACGGTGTGCCCGATCCCGAACTGGAGTCCCAGTACCTCCAGTTCGGCCGCTACCTGATGATCGCGGGATCACGCGGCAGCCTCCCTCTCAACCTCCAGGGCCTGTGGCTCGACGGCAACGACCCCGACTGGATGGGCGATTACCACACCGACATCAACATCCAGATGAACTACTGGGCGGCCGACCGCACCGGGCTGTCCGACTGCTTCGACGCACTCACCGACTACTGCGTCGCCCAACTCCCGTCCTGGACCGACCTCACCCGCAGGCTCTTCAACGACTCCCGCAACCGCTACCGCAACTCGACCGGCAAGAACGCCGGCTGGACGGTCGCCATCTCCACGAACCCCTTCGGCGGAGGCGGCTGGTGGTGGCACCCGGCGGGCAACGCCTGGCTGTGCAACTCCCTCTACGAGCACTACGAGTTCACCGCCTCGCGGGCCCACCTGGAACGCATCTACCCGCTCCTGAAGGGCGCCTGCGAGTTCTGGGAGGCACGACTGCTGACCATGACCCTCCCCGGCACCTCACGGGAGGTCCTGGTCGCCGACAGCGACTGGTCGCCCGAGCACGGCCCCCTCGACGCCAAGGGCATCACCTACGCCCAGGAACTCGTGTGGACCCTGTTCGGCAACTACTGCACGGCCGCGGCCGAGTTGAAGAAGGACACGGGGTTCGCCACCACGGTCGCCGGCCTCCGCAAGCGCCTCTACCTCCCCCAGGTCAGCCCCACCACCGGCTGGCTGGAGGAGTGGATGTCCCCCGACAACCTCGGCGAGACCACCCACCGCCACCTGTCCCCGCTCGTCGGACTCTTCCCGGGCGACCGGATCCGCCCCGACGGCTCCACCCCGGCCGATCTGGTCGAGGGCGCCACCGCCCTGCTCACCGCCCGCGGCATGGAGAGCTTCGGCTGGGCCAACGCCTGGCGTGCATTGTGCTGGGCCCGGCTGAAGGACGCGGACAAGGCCTACCAGTTGGTGGCCAACAACCTCCGCCCCTCCAGTGGCGGCAGCAACGGCACCGCCTTCAACCTCTTCGACATCTACGAGGTGGAAAAGGGCCGCGGAATCTTTCAGATCGACGCGAATCTGGGTACCCCCGCAGCGATGATCGAGATGCTGCTCCACTCCCGCCCAGGACACCTGGAACTCCTGCCCGCCCTGCCCGACGCCTGGGCCGCCGCCGGCTCCCTCACGGGAGCGAACGCCCGCGGCGGGTTCGTCGTGGACCTGCGCTGGCGGGACGGCACACCGACCGAAGCACGGATCCGCAGCGTCGGCGGCCGCACCACGACCGTCGCCCACGCGGGCAGCACCCGCACGGTGACACTGAAGCCGGGCGCCGCCGTCACCCTGAAGGGCTTCGACCGATGA
- a CDS encoding alpha-galactosidase D codes for MRSSSYFAMPTRALMPARALLVLALTAVAVPTAHAAETHTPAQSAAPALAAKPYMGWSSWSMQSSKYPGLNPDGDYSYLTEANVLKQTDALAAKLKKYGYEYVNIDAGWWMDKTWKSGFDQYGRQKPDPVRFPSGMKAVADRIHAKGLKAGIYLPAGLEKGAYGDGRTPIWNAEGCTTADIVYDDLRTTNGWDSAYKLDFAKPCTSKYIDSQAQLIADWGYDFLKLDGVGPGSGKSGDQYDNVADVAAWHRATAATGRPIHLELSWSLDIGHAADWKKYSQGWRVDTDVECYCNTLVSWENSVDDRWDDTPAWTRHAGPGGWNDLDSLDVGNGAMDGLTKAERQSYATLWAIAKSPLYTGDDLTRLDSYGLSLLTNREVIAIDQGPNPPAQPVTPSDPQQVWASKNPDGTYTVALFNLADAPAAVTADFTTLGFTGKASVRDLWNHENLGTYQNKVTQALPAHGSRLFTVTPRGTALTYTGYEAESPTNTLGGNASVADCSACSNGKKVGNLYLGGKLTFNGVMVAKAGTYQVKVSYISGDARSVDVSANGGGATRHKLPATGDWGTVASVYVPVTLKAGANTITFDSGSDGYAPDIDRIDVPKS; via the coding sequence ATGCGGTCATCCTCGTACTTCGCCATGCCCACGCGAGCCCTGATGCCCGCCAGAGCCCTCCTGGTCCTCGCCCTCACCGCGGTCGCCGTCCCCACGGCCCACGCCGCCGAGACCCACACCCCCGCGCAGAGCGCCGCGCCCGCGCTCGCCGCCAAGCCCTACATGGGCTGGTCCAGCTGGAGCATGCAGTCCTCCAAGTACCCCGGCCTCAACCCGGACGGCGACTACAGCTACCTCACCGAGGCCAACGTCCTGAAGCAGACCGACGCCCTCGCCGCCAAGCTGAAGAAGTACGGCTACGAGTACGTCAACATCGACGCCGGCTGGTGGATGGACAAGACCTGGAAGTCCGGCTTCGACCAGTACGGCCGCCAGAAGCCCGACCCGGTCCGCTTCCCCAGCGGCATGAAGGCCGTCGCCGACCGCATCCACGCCAAGGGCCTCAAGGCCGGCATCTACCTCCCGGCAGGCCTGGAGAAGGGGGCGTACGGCGACGGCAGGACCCCGATCTGGAATGCGGAGGGCTGCACCACCGCCGACATCGTCTACGACGACCTGCGCACCACCAACGGCTGGGACAGCGCCTACAAGCTCGACTTCGCCAAGCCCTGCACGAGCAAGTACATCGACTCCCAGGCCCAGTTGATCGCCGACTGGGGCTACGACTTCCTCAAGCTCGACGGCGTCGGCCCCGGCTCCGGCAAGAGCGGCGACCAGTACGACAACGTCGCCGACGTGGCCGCCTGGCACCGGGCAACAGCCGCCACCGGCCGCCCGATCCACCTCGAACTCTCCTGGTCCCTCGACATCGGCCACGCCGCCGACTGGAAGAAGTACTCCCAGGGCTGGCGCGTGGACACCGACGTCGAGTGCTACTGCAACACGCTCGTCAGCTGGGAGAACTCCGTCGACGACCGCTGGGACGACACCCCCGCCTGGACCCGGCACGCGGGACCCGGCGGCTGGAACGACCTCGACTCCCTCGACGTCGGCAACGGCGCGATGGACGGCCTCACCAAGGCCGAACGGCAGAGCTACGCCACCCTGTGGGCCATCGCCAAGTCCCCCCTCTACACCGGCGACGACCTCACCCGCCTCGACTCCTACGGCCTCTCCCTGCTGACCAACCGCGAGGTCATCGCCATCGACCAGGGCCCCAACCCGCCCGCCCAGCCGGTCACCCCGTCCGACCCCCAGCAGGTCTGGGCCTCGAAGAACCCCGACGGCACCTACACGGTCGCCCTGTTCAACCTCGCCGACGCCCCCGCCGCGGTCACCGCCGACTTCACCACCCTCGGCTTCACCGGCAAGGCCTCCGTCCGGGACCTGTGGAACCACGAGAACCTCGGCACCTACCAGAACAAGGTCACCCAGGCCCTGCCCGCCCACGGCTCGCGCCTGTTCACGGTCACCCCGCGCGGCACCGCCCTCACGTACACCGGCTACGAAGCCGAGTCCCCCACGAACACCCTCGGCGGCAACGCCTCCGTCGCCGACTGCTCCGCCTGCTCGAACGGAAAGAAGGTCGGCAACTTGTACCTCGGCGGCAAGCTGACCTTCAACGGTGTGATGGTCGCGAAAGCCGGCACCTACCAGGTCAAGGTCTCCTACATCAGCGGTGACGCCCGCTCGGTGGACGTCTCGGCCAACGGCGGCGGCGCCACCCGCCACAAGCTCCCCGCCACCGGCGACTGGGGGACCGTGGCGAGCGTGTACGTGCCGGTCACCCTCAAGGCGGGCGCCAACACCATCACCTTCGACAGCGGCTCCGACGGCTACGCGCCGGACATCGACCGGATCGACGTACCCAAGTCCTGA
- a CDS encoding UBP-type zinc finger domain-containing protein, with translation MTDIKGIDPSVPPSGDGCVECDAAGGWWFHLRRCAQCGHVGCCDSSPGQHASGHFRETGHPLARSFEPGEEWFWNFETNEMFEAGPELAAPVSHPESQPAPGPAGRVPADWARVLRR, from the coding sequence GTGACCGACATCAAGGGGATCGACCCGAGCGTGCCGCCGAGCGGGGACGGGTGCGTGGAGTGCGACGCGGCGGGCGGGTGGTGGTTCCATCTGCGGCGGTGTGCGCAGTGCGGGCACGTGGGGTGTTGTGACTCCTCCCCCGGTCAGCACGCCAGCGGGCACTTCCGGGAGACGGGGCATCCGCTGGCGCGGAGCTTCGAGCCGGGTGAGGAGTGGTTCTGGAACTTCGAGACGAATGAGATGTTCGAGGCGGGGCCGGAGTTGGCCGCGCCGGTGAGTCATCCGGAGTCCCAGCCGGCGCCGGGGCCCGCGGGGCGGGTGCCGGCTGATTGGGCTCGGGTGCTCCGCCGGTGA
- a CDS encoding SGNH/GDSL hydrolase family protein, with protein MRRRTARGARLLAVTVVAAALQATPAPAAVGPPDGVITWGSSAYRIGDSAADRGYRMVVHTSVGGRDPRIRLSNAFGDRPVTFDSVYAGLQLKGPDLVHGSNRQLTFDGSASTIVEPGATVYSDPLPGRLAAGANLVVSLHTPDAAGPVTGHWMAMQTSYATQGDHTAEESGAHWTESIGSWFYLDAVSVHTAGATGAVVALGDSITDGWQSTSDQNRRWPDYLARRLQKTHSTVKGVADEGISGNKVLADGAGPSALNRLDRDVLSQPGVRTVFLFEGVNDLKAHTGVTAQDLIGGYRQIVDRAHDAGKCVVISTIAPFKGWSEWDLAAEAVRQQVNDFIRGHREEFDGVTDFDHALRSPYDPERMLPFLDGGDHIHPNDKGMQAMADAVDLDSLECARR; from the coding sequence ATGAGGCGCCGCACCGCACGAGGTGCCCGTCTGCTCGCCGTCACGGTCGTGGCCGCCGCGCTCCAGGCCACCCCCGCACCCGCCGCCGTCGGCCCGCCCGACGGGGTGATCACCTGGGGCTCCAGCGCCTACCGCATCGGCGACTCGGCCGCCGACCGCGGCTACCGCATGGTCGTGCACACCAGTGTCGGCGGCCGCGACCCCCGCATCCGGCTCTCCAACGCCTTCGGGGACCGCCCGGTGACCTTCGACAGCGTCTACGCGGGCCTCCAGCTCAAGGGCCCCGACCTGGTACACGGCAGCAACCGTCAACTCACCTTCGACGGCTCGGCCTCCACGATCGTGGAACCCGGCGCCACCGTGTACAGCGACCCGCTGCCGGGCAGGCTGGCCGCCGGCGCGAACCTGGTCGTCAGCCTCCACACCCCGGACGCGGCGGGCCCGGTCACCGGACACTGGATGGCCATGCAGACGTCGTACGCCACCCAGGGCGACCACACCGCCGAGGAGAGCGGTGCCCACTGGACCGAGAGCATCGGGTCGTGGTTCTACCTCGACGCCGTCTCGGTGCACACGGCCGGCGCCACCGGTGCCGTCGTCGCGCTCGGCGACTCCATCACCGACGGCTGGCAGTCCACCAGCGACCAGAACCGCCGCTGGCCCGACTACCTCGCCCGCCGCCTCCAGAAAACGCACAGCACCGTCAAGGGCGTGGCCGACGAAGGGATCTCCGGCAACAAGGTGCTCGCCGACGGCGCCGGACCCAGCGCCCTGAACCGGCTCGACCGGGACGTACTGTCCCAGCCGGGCGTCCGCACCGTGTTCCTCTTCGAGGGCGTCAACGACCTCAAGGCCCACACCGGCGTCACCGCACAGGACCTGATCGGCGGTTACCGCCAGATCGTCGACCGGGCCCACGACGCCGGCAAGTGCGTGGTCATCTCCACCATCGCCCCCTTCAAGGGCTGGTCGGAGTGGGACCTGGCCGCCGAGGCCGTACGGCAGCAGGTGAACGACTTCATCCGCGGCCACCGTGAGGAGTTCGACGGGGTCACCGACTTCGACCACGCCCTGCGCAGCCCCTACGACCCCGAACGGATGCTTCCGTTCCTCGACGGCGGGGACCACATCCACCCCAACGACAAGGGGATGCAGGCGATGGCGGACGCCGTCGACCTCGACTCCCTGGAATGCGCGCGCCGTTAG
- a CDS encoding helix-turn-helix transcriptional regulator, producing the protein MSQISSSTPLVGREDELAWLSSVLERARGGEARAVLVAGDAGVGKTRLLDEVTGRAVADGMTVLTGHCVDLGDVGLPYLPFTEVLGAVAQDERFAGAFGAYPVVERLLGGGSPGDSGDRLRLFEGVAGLLADLADIAPLLLVFEDLHWADQSSRDLLRFLLSRGILQRSAGGAPTHRMAVLASYRADDLHRRHPLRPLLAELVRLPAVERLELRPMPDAEVARLVRALREGPLPETTVRRIVERAEGNAFYAEELLAATGSGDGGVPSGLADVLLIRFEQLSDTAQQVLRTAAVAGRRVEHDLLRDAVGLPEEELEAALREAIGRQLLVPGAGDTYAFRHALAREAVYADLLPGERARLHGAFARLLDGRGPRGESAAERAHHYRESHDLAPALTASLEAADHAQRVGAPAEELRHLEAALDLWSAVEPSARPKGEGLDRVRLMLRASAAAAHTGELHRAVSLTRAALAGVGQEADSELAARVRYTLAGNLMTVDNLTTAFAYSSEALDMIPADPPSRTWVWAAATHALAARHVGENETALRVARQALDRAQELGVTDAQADLLISLAVVEGDGRRSVAGRERLRQARALARSSGNAPVEMRALFNLAIGTYEAGHLEECLPWITEGLDRARRAGLLSSPYPMEMRYLHLLVLYTLGRWDECLQAASTDAEVLPGAGGYRLGPALYVALARGDFRAADRARTLLEGPFDWMATLVAGVALTEAAALQGDAEAAVERMRSTVTLLTDDAGTRPHVTVRLAALALSAVADRAGELRLKGDQAGARRWAETATELLEPARALAVHGGVPQGPEGQAWLARAEAEWVRAVSGPDVEAWAKAVAAFDFGDVYEPARCRLRYAEALLAADRREEAAAEARAAREVFARLGATVLLERVDELIRRGRLAEAAPTKASPLTAREQDVLRLLARGRSNRQIGEELFITGKTASVHVSNILAKLGAASRTEAVAVAYRERLITPETTARD; encoded by the coding sequence GTGTCGCAGATCTCCAGCAGTACGCCTCTTGTCGGGCGGGAAGACGAGCTTGCCTGGCTGTCCAGCGTGCTGGAGCGGGCCCGGGGCGGGGAAGCTCGGGCTGTGCTCGTCGCCGGGGATGCCGGGGTCGGGAAGACGCGGTTGCTGGACGAGGTCACCGGGCGGGCCGTTGCGGACGGGATGACCGTGCTCACCGGGCACTGTGTCGATCTCGGCGACGTCGGGTTGCCCTATCTGCCGTTCACCGAGGTGTTGGGGGCGGTCGCTCAGGACGAGCGGTTCGCGGGGGCCTTCGGGGCGTATCCGGTGGTGGAGCGGCTGCTGGGCGGGGGGTCTCCTGGGGACTCCGGCGACCGGCTCCGGTTGTTCGAGGGGGTCGCCGGGCTGCTCGCCGATCTGGCGGACATCGCGCCTTTGCTGCTCGTGTTCGAGGACCTGCACTGGGCCGATCAGTCGTCGCGGGATCTGCTGCGGTTCCTACTCAGCCGGGGGATCCTCCAGCGGTCCGCGGGCGGGGCCCCGACGCATCGGATGGCGGTGCTCGCCTCCTACCGGGCCGACGATCTGCACCGGCGGCATCCGTTGCGGCCGCTGCTCGCCGAGCTGGTCCGGCTGCCCGCCGTGGAGCGGCTGGAACTGCGGCCCATGCCCGATGCCGAGGTGGCCCGGCTGGTGCGGGCCCTGCGGGAAGGGCCGCTGCCGGAGACCACCGTGCGACGGATCGTCGAGCGGGCGGAGGGCAACGCCTTCTACGCCGAGGAACTGCTCGCCGCCACCGGGAGCGGGGACGGCGGCGTGCCCAGCGGGCTCGCGGACGTACTGCTGATCCGCTTCGAGCAGCTGTCCGACACCGCTCAGCAGGTGCTGCGCACCGCCGCAGTGGCCGGCCGGCGCGTCGAGCACGACCTGCTGCGGGACGCCGTAGGACTGCCCGAGGAGGAGTTGGAGGCGGCGCTGCGGGAAGCCATCGGGCGGCAGTTGCTGGTGCCGGGTGCGGGGGACACGTACGCGTTCCGGCACGCCCTGGCGCGGGAGGCCGTGTACGCAGATCTGCTGCCGGGTGAACGGGCGCGGCTGCACGGGGCGTTCGCCCGGCTGCTGGACGGGCGCGGTCCCCGGGGCGAGAGCGCGGCGGAGCGGGCCCACCACTACCGCGAGAGCCACGATCTGGCGCCCGCGCTCACCGCCTCGCTGGAGGCCGCGGACCACGCCCAGCGGGTGGGGGCGCCCGCCGAGGAACTACGGCATCTGGAGGCGGCCCTGGATCTGTGGTCGGCGGTGGAGCCGTCCGCGCGGCCGAAGGGCGAGGGGCTCGACCGGGTGCGGTTGATGCTGCGGGCCTCGGCGGCGGCCGCGCACACCGGTGAACTGCACCGGGCCGTCTCCCTCACACGGGCCGCGCTGGCCGGTGTCGGCCAGGAGGCGGACTCCGAACTCGCCGCCCGGGTGCGCTACACCCTCGCCGGGAACCTGATGACCGTCGACAACCTCACCACGGCCTTCGCCTACAGCAGCGAGGCGCTCGACATGATCCCCGCGGATCCCCCGTCCCGTACCTGGGTGTGGGCGGCTGCGACCCATGCGCTGGCGGCCCGCCACGTAGGCGAGAACGAGACGGCGCTGCGGGTCGCCCGACAGGCCCTGGACAGGGCGCAGGAGCTGGGCGTCACCGACGCCCAGGCGGACCTGCTGATCTCCCTGGCCGTCGTCGAGGGCGACGGCAGACGTTCGGTGGCGGGCCGGGAACGGCTGCGGCAGGCACGGGCGCTGGCCCGCAGTTCGGGCAACGCGCCGGTGGAGATGCGCGCCCTGTTCAACCTCGCCATCGGTACCTACGAGGCGGGGCACCTGGAGGAGTGTCTGCCCTGGATCACGGAGGGACTGGACCGTGCCCGCAGGGCCGGGCTGCTGTCGTCGCCGTATCCGATGGAGATGCGCTATCTCCATCTGCTGGTGCTGTACACACTGGGCCGCTGGGACGAGTGTCTCCAGGCGGCGAGCACCGATGCCGAGGTGCTGCCCGGGGCCGGTGGGTACCGGCTCGGGCCCGCGCTCTACGTGGCGCTCGCGCGCGGTGACTTCAGGGCCGCCGACCGGGCCCGGACGCTGCTGGAGGGGCCGTTCGACTGGATGGCCACGCTCGTCGCGGGCGTCGCGCTGACCGAGGCGGCGGCCCTGCAAGGTGACGCGGAGGCGGCCGTGGAGCGGATGCGGTCCACGGTCACGCTGCTCACCGACGACGCCGGCACGCGTCCCCACGTCACCGTCCGGCTGGCCGCGCTCGCGCTGTCCGCGGTGGCCGACCGGGCCGGCGAACTGCGTCTCAAGGGAGACCAGGCAGGAGCGCGGCGGTGGGCGGAGACCGCGACCGAGCTGCTGGAGCCGGCCAGGGCCCTCGCCGTGCACGGCGGAGTGCCGCAGGGGCCGGAGGGGCAGGCGTGGTTGGCGCGGGCCGAGGCGGAGTGGGTCCGGGCCGTGTCGGGGCCGGACGTGGAGGCGTGGGCGAAGGCGGTCGCCGCGTTCGACTTCGGTGACGTGTACGAACCGGCCCGCTGCCGGCTGCGGTACGCCGAGGCCCTGCTCGCGGCCGACCGGCGCGAGGAGGCGGCGGCCGAGGCGCGGGCCGCTCGCGAGGTGTTCGCGCGCCTGGGCGCCACGGTGCTGCTGGAGCGGGTGGACGAGCTGATCCGGCGCGGCCGTCTCGCCGAGGCCGCGCCCACCAAGGCGTCACCGCTGACGGCCCGTGAGCAGGACGTGCTGCGGCTGCTCGCCCGGGGGCGCAGCAACCGGCAGATCGGCGAGGAGCTGTTCATCACCGGCAAGACGGCCAGCGTGCATGTCTCCAACATCCTCGCCAAGCTGGGCGCGGCGAGCCGCACCGAGGCCGTGGCCGTCGCCTACCGGGAGCGGCTGATCACCCCGGAGACGACGGCCCGGGACTAA
- a CDS encoding ATP-binding protein: MSGRLMPCSAKEISSLFLFEKLSAEQLGMLCSAGRVELFDPGPVFAEGDPATCFYVMIEGTVIMSRRVGSDDIEVSRTSQQGVYAGAVQAYLGDGKPQRYVNSLRVPEPTRFFVLPAEAFANFMHEWFPMAVHLLEGLFLGSQTFQRAVGQRERLLALGSLSAGLTHELNNPAAAAVRATATLRERVGKMRHKLAVIAQGSYSPEVMANLIDIQERTAERVAKAPALSPLEASDREDVLSDWLDDHGIQDGWRIAPTFVQGGLDEDWLDQVAATVGEEMLPNAIGWLNYTVETELLMDEINDSTARISHLVDAAKQYSQLDRAPYQVADVHELLDSTLLMLSGKIGQQIKVVKEYDRNLPRIPAYPAELNQVWTNLIDNAVQAMNSAGGEGTLTVRTALEHDRLLVEFRDTGPGVPADIRERIFDPFFTTKPVGEGTGLGLDISWRIVVNKHHGTLQVESSPGDTRFQVLLPLTAVDSDETTEEPE; encoded by the coding sequence GTGAGCGGGCGGCTGATGCCGTGCAGCGCGAAGGAGATCAGTTCGCTGTTCCTCTTCGAGAAGCTCAGCGCCGAGCAGCTCGGCATGCTGTGCAGCGCGGGTCGGGTCGAACTGTTCGACCCCGGGCCGGTGTTCGCCGAAGGTGACCCGGCGACCTGCTTCTACGTGATGATCGAGGGCACGGTCATCATGTCGCGCCGGGTAGGCAGCGACGACATCGAGGTGAGCCGCACGTCCCAGCAAGGGGTGTATGCGGGGGCCGTACAGGCGTATCTGGGGGACGGGAAACCGCAGCGGTACGTCAACTCGCTGCGGGTGCCGGAGCCGACACGGTTCTTCGTGCTGCCCGCCGAAGCGTTCGCGAACTTCATGCACGAGTGGTTCCCTATGGCGGTCCATCTCCTGGAGGGGCTCTTCCTCGGTTCGCAGACCTTTCAGCGGGCCGTCGGTCAGCGCGAACGGCTGCTGGCGCTGGGCTCGTTGTCCGCGGGTCTCACCCATGAGCTCAACAACCCGGCCGCGGCGGCCGTACGGGCCACGGCGACCCTGCGCGAGCGGGTCGGCAAGATGCGGCACAAGCTCGCCGTCATCGCCCAGGGCTCCTACAGCCCCGAGGTGATGGCGAACCTCATCGACATCCAGGAGCGCACGGCCGAACGGGTCGCCAAGGCACCCGCGTTGAGCCCGTTGGAGGCCTCCGACCGGGAGGACGTGCTCAGCGACTGGCTCGACGACCACGGCATCCAGGACGGCTGGCGGATCGCGCCGACCTTCGTGCAGGGCGGCCTCGACGAGGACTGGCTCGACCAGGTCGCGGCGACCGTGGGCGAGGAGATGCTGCCGAACGCGATCGGCTGGCTCAACTACACCGTCGAGACCGAGCTGTTGATGGACGAGATCAACGACTCCACGGCCCGGATCTCCCACCTCGTGGACGCGGCCAAGCAGTACTCCCAGCTGGACCGGGCGCCCTACCAGGTGGCCGACGTGCACGAACTCCTCGACAGCACCCTGCTGATGCTGTCCGGGAAGATCGGGCAGCAGATCAAGGTGGTCAAGGAGTACGACCGCAACCTGCCGAGGATCCCGGCCTACCCGGCCGAACTCAACCAGGTGTGGACCAACCTGATCGACAACGCGGTGCAGGCCATGAACAGCGCCGGCGGGGAAGGGACGTTGACCGTCCGGACCGCGCTGGAGCACGACCGGCTGCTGGTGGAGTTCCGGGACACCGGGCCCGGTGTCCCGGCGGACATCCGCGAGCGGATCTTCGACCCGTTCTTCACCACCAAGCCGGTGGGCGAGGGGACCGGGCTGGGGCTCGACATCTCCTGGCGGATCGTCGTCAACAAGCACCACGGGACGCTCCAGGTGGAGTCGTCGCCGGGCGACACCCGCTTCCAGGTGCTGCTTCCGCTGACCGCCGTGGACTCTGACGAGACGACCGAGGAGCCGGAGTGA